The following coding sequences are from one Nilaparvata lugens isolate BPH chromosome 4, ASM1435652v1, whole genome shotgun sequence window:
- the LOC111044743 gene encoding putative transmembrane protein INAFM2 isoform X1, with protein MSQKGGNEAVAASAASVRLAGDNTKDRMYEPKPNQKAVRVLTVIAYVFSVSLAAITLSLYYVFLWKPAASSKIATYNTSASASSSAVASNCAQYHTVSQRSAETPRVLPIQESFMPETTTQLPFNFSGQLNSSDYFDF; from the exons ATGAGTCAAAAAGGCGGAAACGAGGCGGTTGCAGCATCGGCAGCCAGTGTGCGGTTGGCGGGCGACAACACCAAAGACCGCATGTACGAGCCGAAGCCCAATCAGAAAGCGGTCCGTGTTTTGACAGTAATTGCCTACGTGTTCTCTGTTTCACTGGCGGCCATAACTCTCTCGCTCTACTATGTCTTCCTGTGGAAACCGGCTGCTTCGTCCAAGATTGCCACCTACAACACGTCGGCGTCAGCTAGCTCGTCGGCTGTCGCCAGCAATTGTG CCCAGTACCACACGGTGTCACAACGTTCAGCCGAGACTCCACGCGTTCTGCCCATTCAAGAAAGTTTCATGCCGGAGACCACAACACAACTTCCATTCAACTTTTCAGGCCAACTCAattcatcagattatttcgattTCTGA